In one window of Reinekea forsetii DNA:
- a CDS encoding glutaredoxin family protein, which translates to MRLFLYHTLGCHLCELAEAAVQQVLDAASFIEPLQVEKIDIALDEQLLARYGETIPVIRLEHADEILGWPFEPSMVAAYLSANRAGQS; encoded by the coding sequence ATGCGCTTGTTTCTCTATCACACGCTCGGGTGCCACCTGTGTGAGTTGGCCGAAGCGGCCGTTCAACAGGTCTTGGATGCAGCGTCATTCATCGAACCGCTGCAAGTGGAAAAGATCGATATTGCCTTAGATGAGCAATTACTCGCCCGTTATGGCGAGACCATTCCGGTGATCAGGTTGGAACATGCCGATGAGATACTCGGTTGGCCTTTTGAGCCCTCAATGGTAGCGGCCTATCTGAGCGCAAACAGAGCGGGGCAAAGCTAG
- a CDS encoding DUF6436 domain-containing protein: MKSLSAWLLALALVVSPLGAGLWFNQAYLGWLNESIPDANAYAAAWQETVDGQQQLRHPAVIHWLPSACLCRLLTLPHAVQISAEAAENGFNIYQFNGADRGLGEIRSVLLEPVLGASPTILITDTSGQVRYVGAYSDGIRCASGDSLVNSFIADPQALPQHRVVGLNVQTCRCLTP; this comes from the coding sequence ATGAAGTCACTATCCGCCTGGTTATTGGCCCTTGCGCTGGTGGTCAGCCCATTGGGCGCCGGCCTTTGGTTTAATCAGGCCTATTTGGGCTGGCTGAATGAATCGATACCCGACGCCAACGCCTATGCTGCGGCCTGGCAAGAGACGGTCGATGGCCAGCAACAGCTGCGCCATCCGGCGGTCATTCACTGGCTGCCCAGTGCTTGTCTGTGTCGCTTGCTGACGCTGCCACATGCGGTGCAGATTAGTGCCGAGGCCGCCGAAAACGGTTTTAATATTTACCAGTTTAATGGCGCCGATCGGGGCTTGGGTGAGATCAGATCGGTGTTATTAGAGCCAGTCCTTGGCGCCAGCCCGACCATTTTAATTACCGATACCAGCGGGCAAGTCCGCTATGTCGGGGCCTACAGTGATGGTATTCGCTGCGCCAGTGGCGACAGCCTGGTTAATAGCTTTATTGCCGATCCGCAGGCCTTACCTCAGCATCGGGTGGTCGGCCTGAACGTTCAGACCTGTCGTTGCTTGACGCCCTAA
- a CDS encoding MOSC domain-containing protein, with the protein MQPQTTAIKALFVYPVKSLGGVSVATLRFNSAGVVNDRRYMLVDGKNRMLTLRSHSQLSQFHLAQLEGGWQVSNHKGSGILIADNASTEQLIDTEVWSTPIRTREKSFEVSAWFSEQLDEWVRLVEFDDLESRYCPVDQHQMPFGFADVFPLLVCNVQSLKQLSQAVKYPLAMARFRPNVVIDVPADSEYQIGALKCEEGGQLLFAEPCVRCNVPAIDPLTGVYQKDLHPQLKAQLKRDSKVVFGLNACAIHCRQLSVGQVLVTVPG; encoded by the coding sequence ATGCAACCTCAGACCACGGCCATTAAGGCGCTCTTTGTGTACCCGGTGAAGTCGCTCGGGGGTGTCAGTGTTGCGACGCTGCGTTTTAATAGCGCCGGGGTGGTTAACGATCGGCGCTATATGTTGGTCGATGGAAAAAACCGCATGCTGACGCTGCGCTCTCATTCTCAGTTGTCACAATTTCATCTTGCACAGCTTGAGGGGGGCTGGCAGGTCAGTAATCATAAGGGCTCTGGCATCTTGATCGCGGATAACGCGAGCACCGAGCAGCTGATCGACACCGAGGTCTGGTCGACGCCCATCCGGACGCGAGAAAAATCCTTCGAGGTTTCCGCCTGGTTTTCTGAACAGCTGGATGAATGGGTGCGGCTGGTGGAATTCGACGATCTGGAAAGCCGTTATTGCCCAGTCGATCAACACCAGATGCCCTTTGGCTTCGCCGATGTTTTTCCCTTACTGGTCTGTAATGTGCAGAGTCTCAAACAGTTGAGCCAGGCGGTTAAGTATCCCTTGGCCATGGCCCGATTTCGGCCCAATGTGGTGATCGATGTGCCGGCCGATAGCGAGTATCAGATTGGCGCACTAAAGTGCGAGGAGGGTGGCCAGTTGCTCTTTGCCGAGCCCTGTGTGCGCTGTAATGTTCCGGCCATCGATCCGCTCACCGGCGTCTATCAAAAAGATTTACATCCCCAGTTAAAAGCCCAGCTTAAGCGCGACAGTAAGGTGGTCTTCGGCCTTAACGCCTGCGCCATTCACTGTCGACAATTGTCGGTCGGACAAGTTTTAGTAACAGTCCCGGGCTAA
- a CDS encoding lytic transglycosylase domain-containing protein, whose amino-acid sequence MRLTLSCILLFGSSLAVASTDFDAKLERIDQAKLTEAQLFEWQEELLFPHYHEHWLTQNITTLDAGQVKRFRQNPANRAANWFFQPKWRDELVRRQDWVTINRVFANQSDPERICYYFESRQALDQPLDTDAIEKLWLSGRSRPDNCDPFFKGWLDGLSDPTPVVWQRQLAAFYARNGTLLRYLNRFYRDQESQQLGQFLVRVYDDPTAIISQRYDPSSEQMRGLALAAVNRLAYRDPRSASNLWSQIVKASPAIDPADVRTASRYLGIAMAKLPLPEAAYWLAIADPDKDDELVQHWRLQIALSQEDYPAIVAYYQDLSPSLQRSDQWLYWYGLARYKTEGQLADDNSLIALSGQRLYYGFLAAGVLGTEPSLNANPQYPPRDSSKLAQQPELRRAKALFLAGQTARAQVEWNLWVREQANGVQHSAAELALNWGWYAKASQSAGWSGRYDLIHLRYPDAYGAFIEDQADRLNLPAFWLYGVMRQESRYQHAAVSPAGAHGLMQLMPRTARQVATQHKVPYATTADLQQPGTNIALGSNYLSDLIKRFENPVYATAAYNAGPSRVIQWRERFPTEMTIWIESIPFDETRGYVKSVLAYSQIYALTTKTGWRMSAWTTPGISFVSNDSMALVPQ is encoded by the coding sequence ATGCGTCTCACCCTAAGTTGTATATTGTTGTTCGGGTCCAGCCTGGCCGTGGCAAGCACAGATTTCGACGCCAAGCTTGAGCGCATAGATCAGGCTAAGCTCACCGAAGCCCAGTTGTTCGAATGGCAGGAAGAACTGCTCTTTCCCCATTATCATGAACATTGGCTGACTCAGAACATCACCACGCTGGACGCAGGCCAGGTTAAGCGTTTTCGTCAAAACCCAGCCAATAGAGCCGCCAATTGGTTTTTTCAACCGAAATGGCGTGATGAACTCGTGCGCCGCCAGGACTGGGTCACGATCAATCGTGTCTTTGCCAACCAAAGCGACCCAGAACGCATTTGCTATTATTTTGAATCCCGTCAGGCATTGGATCAACCGCTCGATACGGATGCCATTGAGAAACTCTGGCTGTCTGGACGGTCCCGGCCAGACAATTGCGACCCCTTCTTTAAGGGCTGGTTGGACGGTCTAAGCGATCCCACCCCGGTGGTGTGGCAACGTCAGCTCGCGGCCTTCTACGCCCGCAACGGCACCCTTTTGCGCTATTTGAACCGCTTCTACAGAGACCAAGAATCTCAGCAGCTCGGGCAATTTCTGGTTCGGGTCTATGACGACCCAACCGCAATTATCAGCCAACGCTACGATCCCAGCTCAGAACAGATGCGCGGGTTGGCGCTGGCAGCGGTGAATCGCCTGGCCTACCGAGATCCCCGCTCAGCCTCGAATCTTTGGTCACAAATTGTTAAGGCCAGTCCGGCAATCGACCCAGCCGATGTACGCACCGCATCTCGTTATCTGGGTATTGCCATGGCCAAACTGCCTTTACCCGAGGCGGCCTACTGGCTGGCCATTGCCGATCCCGATAAGGACGACGAGCTGGTTCAGCATTGGCGCCTACAGATCGCCCTAAGCCAAGAGGACTACCCGGCAATAGTGGCGTATTACCAGGACCTCAGTCCGAGCTTGCAACGCTCCGATCAATGGCTCTATTGGTATGGTCTGGCACGCTATAAGACTGAGGGCCAGCTGGCTGACGACAACAGCCTAATCGCCCTAAGTGGCCAGCGACTCTACTATGGTTTCTTGGCCGCCGGTGTCCTAGGTACCGAGCCGAGCTTAAATGCCAATCCACAGTATCCCCCACGGGATAGCAGCAAATTGGCGCAGCAGCCGGAACTGCGCCGCGCCAAAGCGCTATTTTTGGCCGGCCAGACAGCCCGAGCGCAAGTAGAATGGAATCTTTGGGTGCGCGAACAGGCCAACGGCGTACAACACAGCGCCGCCGAATTAGCGTTGAACTGGGGCTGGTATGCCAAGGCGTCACAATCCGCCGGTTGGAGCGGTCGCTATGATCTAATTCACCTGCGTTATCCCGATGCCTACGGTGCCTTTATCGAAGATCAAGCGGACCGTCTGAACTTACCCGCGTTTTGGCTTTATGGCGTTATGCGTCAAGAGAGCCGATATCAACACGCGGCGGTCAGTCCTGCCGGCGCCCATGGCCTAATGCAACTAATGCCGCGAACGGCGCGACAGGTCGCTACGCAACACAAGGTGCCCTATGCGACCACAGCGGATCTGCAACAGCCGGGCACCAATATCGCCCTGGGCAGTAATTACCTGAGTGATCTGATAAAAAGATTCGAGAACCCCGTTTATGCCACCGCAGCCTATAATGCCGGCCCGAGTCGAGTCATCCAATGGCGCGAACGCTTCCCAACCGAGATGACCATCTGGATCGAAAGCATTCCGTTCGATGAAACTCGTGGCTATGTTAAGTCGGTATTGGCCTACAGTCAGATCTATGCCCTTACCACTAAGACGGGATGGCGTATGTCAGCCTGGACAACCCCTGGCATTAGCTTTGTGAGCAATGATTCGATGGCCTTGGTGCCTCAATAG
- a CDS encoding efflux RND transporter permease subunit, which yields MIGIINASLDRTRTVILLFLLVFLSGVVALINIPKEAQPDITIPYVYVGTGLEGISPEDSDRLLVRPLEQELNSIEGLKEITSTASEGRATLTLEFGLEVDIDVALTDVRQAVDAAKGKLPAEADDPTVQEINLALFPVINISLAGNVDERVLFRVAEDLKERLESLSGILEATINGKREEVAEIIIDPAQMSSYNISHSELFNLVSRNNQLVTAGNLDTGAGRFSFKVPGLIETSEDILDLPIKVSGDTVVRFRDIAVAQRTYKDANSISRVDGQPAVTLEVKKRVGENVIATIDQAKEVVAAVSPFWPEGITVTFTQDNSVMIKQQLNDLFNSVLTATLLVFVVIVWTLGVRSAVLVGLAIPASFLAAILTLSLMGITLNIVVLFALILSVGMLVDGAIVVTEYADRRMSEGADKKSAYREAATRMAWPVIASTATTLAVFMPLLFWPGLPGEFMGFLPKTVLITLTASMVMALIAVPAFGFMFGKPIAVSKNQKKTMDAIDHGEFHKIPGILGMYVRFIGLLLRHAGKVTLMFIAGFAFIVFAIGENPPTTEFFPNVDADFGSIVVRARGNLSLAERDTLVKQVEAKVLKVANVKTVTTKVNASPLRDYREDTIGVMMLEFVDWTPARPGTSIIMEQVVNSANDVPGIVVESKEAQMGPTTGIDIQLQFFSDDLVALRAAVDLVVKRMQADVRIKDVSDNRPLDGLEWRIDVDREAATRFGTDVATVGSSIRMITNGLKIGSYRPDDADDEVDIRARYPFNGRDLDQIDELTITVRGQQVPISNFIERKAQNKQGDLFRTDGKLTFNVEANLAVGETVSVVVADLGVDLQALYDSGEFPENVAFRFVGDQQEQQDTMTFLGNAFLIALFAMFIILVTQFNSLMQAVLILSAIITSTLAVFASILVTGGTFGIVMSGVGIIALAGIVVNNNIVLIDTYNVIRKQGLAPVEAAMVTCAQRIRPILLTTITTILGLIPMVMQLTIDMVNRDMSIGAPSSQWWTQLSSAIAGGLTFATLLTLLLTPCLLILIERLKRTKT from the coding sequence GTGATTGGTATTATTAATGCGTCGTTAGACCGGACTCGCACGGTTATTTTGTTGTTTTTATTGGTCTTTCTGTCCGGTGTGGTCGCTTTGATTAACATCCCCAAGGAAGCCCAACCCGACATCACCATTCCCTATGTCTATGTCGGCACAGGGCTGGAGGGCATTTCGCCGGAGGACTCCGATCGGCTGCTGGTGCGGCCGCTCGAACAAGAGTTAAATTCGATCGAAGGCTTGAAGGAAATCACCAGCACCGCCAGCGAAGGCCGGGCAACCCTGACCTTGGAATTCGGTTTAGAGGTTGATATCGATGTCGCGCTCACCGACGTGCGCCAAGCTGTGGATGCAGCCAAGGGTAAACTGCCGGCCGAAGCGGATGATCCGACCGTCCAAGAAATCAACCTAGCGCTGTTCCCGGTGATCAATATTTCCCTCGCTGGCAACGTCGATGAACGCGTCCTATTCCGGGTGGCCGAAGACCTGAAAGAGCGTCTTGAGTCGCTATCGGGAATTCTCGAGGCCACCATTAACGGCAAGCGCGAGGAAGTGGCCGAGATCATTATCGATCCGGCTCAGATGTCCAGTTACAACATTTCCCATAGCGAGCTGTTCAACCTAGTGTCGCGGAATAATCAGTTGGTCACCGCCGGCAATCTGGACACCGGAGCCGGCCGATTCTCGTTTAAGGTGCCGGGCCTGATTGAGACCTCGGAAGACATTTTAGACCTGCCGATAAAGGTTTCCGGCGATACGGTGGTGCGCTTTAGAGATATAGCTGTGGCGCAACGGACCTACAAGGACGCCAATAGTATTTCCCGGGTCGACGGACAACCGGCGGTGACCCTGGAAGTCAAGAAACGCGTTGGTGAAAACGTCATCGCCACCATCGATCAGGCCAAGGAAGTGGTCGCGGCGGTCAGCCCCTTTTGGCCCGAAGGCATTACCGTGACCTTTACCCAGGATAATTCGGTGATGATCAAGCAGCAGTTAAACGACCTGTTTAACTCGGTGCTGACCGCCACCCTACTGGTGTTTGTGGTCATTGTCTGGACCCTGGGCGTGCGCAGTGCCGTGCTGGTCGGTTTGGCGATACCGGCCTCGTTTTTAGCGGCTATTTTAACTCTCTCGTTAATGGGTATCACCCTCAATATCGTCGTGCTGTTCGCCTTGATCCTATCAGTTGGTATGTTGGTCGATGGTGCCATCGTGGTCACCGAATATGCCGACCGACGTATGTCGGAAGGCGCCGATAAGAAAAGTGCTTATCGCGAAGCCGCTACGCGCATGGCTTGGCCGGTCATTGCCTCGACAGCCACAACATTGGCGGTGTTTATGCCGCTATTATTTTGGCCGGGTTTGCCCGGCGAATTTATGGGCTTTCTACCGAAAACCGTGTTGATCACCCTAACGGCCTCTATGGTCATGGCCTTGATCGCCGTGCCGGCCTTCGGTTTTATGTTTGGCAAACCTATCGCGGTATCGAAAAATCAGAAAAAGACCATGGATGCCATCGATCATGGCGAGTTCCATAAGATCCCCGGCATCCTCGGTATGTATGTGCGCTTTATTGGCTTGCTTTTGCGCCATGCCGGTAAGGTGACGCTGATGTTTATTGCCGGCTTTGCCTTTATCGTCTTCGCCATCGGTGAGAATCCGCCCACTACCGAGTTTTTCCCCAATGTCGATGCCGACTTCGGCTCTATTGTCGTGCGCGCGCGGGGCAATCTGTCCCTAGCCGAACGGGACACCCTGGTCAAACAGGTCGAGGCTAAGGTGCTCAAGGTGGCCAATGTCAAGACCGTGACCACCAAGGTCAATGCCTCGCCGCTGCGCGACTATCGGGAAGACACCATCGGCGTGATGATGCTGGAATTTGTCGATTGGACCCCAGCCCGTCCGGGCACGTCCATTATCATGGAACAGGTCGTCAACTCGGCCAATGATGTGCCGGGTATCGTGGTCGAAAGCAAGGAAGCCCAAATGGGGCCGACCACCGGTATCGACATCCAATTGCAGTTTTTCTCCGATGACTTGGTCGCTCTGCGCGCCGCCGTCGATCTGGTCGTCAAGCGAATGCAGGCTGACGTTCGCATTAAGGATGTGTCCGACAACCGACCCTTGGACGGTTTGGAATGGCGCATCGATGTCGATCGAGAAGCTGCGACCCGCTTTGGCACCGACGTTGCCACCGTGGGCTCATCGATCAGGATGATCACCAATGGCCTGAAGATTGGTTCCTACCGACCGGACGATGCCGACGACGAGGTCGATATTCGGGCCCGTTATCCCTTTAATGGCCGAGATCTGGACCAGATCGATGAACTGACCATCACCGTGCGTGGCCAACAGGTGCCGATCAGTAACTTTATCGAGCGCAAGGCGCAAAACAAGCAGGGCGACCTGTTCCGCACCGATGGTAAATTAACCTTTAATGTCGAGGCCAATCTGGCCGTCGGGGAGACCGTCTCGGTCGTGGTGGCCGATCTGGGCGTTGATCTACAAGCCCTGTACGACAGCGGTGAGTTCCCTGAGAATGTCGCGTTCCGCTTCGTCGGTGATCAACAAGAGCAGCAGGACACCATGACCTTCTTGGGCAATGCCTTCCTGATAGCGCTCTTTGCGATGTTTATTATCCTGGTTACCCAGTTTAATAGCCTGATGCAGGCGGTGTTGATCCTATCGGCCATTATCACCTCAACCTTGGCGGTATTTGCTTCCATACTGGTGACCGGGGGGACCTTCGGGATCGTGATGAGTGGTGTCGGCATCATTGCGTTGGCGGGTATCGTGGTGAATAACAACATCGTCTTGATCGATACCTACAATGTAATTCGCAAGCAAGGCTTGGCCCCGGTCGAGGCGGCCATGGTTACCTGTGCCCAGCGCATACGCCCTATCCTGCTGACCACCATCACGACCATCCTCGGTCTGATCCCGATGGTGATGCAGTTGACCATCGATATGGTGAATCGCGATATGTCCATCGGTGCCCCGTCATCCCAGTGGTGGACGCAGTTGTCCTCGGCGATCGCCGGCGGTTTGACCTTCGCCACGCTGTTAACCTTACTGTTGACGCCCTGTCTATTAATACTGATAGAGCGGCTTAAACGGACCAAGACCTAA
- a CDS encoding efflux RND transporter periplasmic adaptor subunit, with amino-acid sequence MSKSRLAGPILAVLISVAFIVWMVSGASKEADTVITNAGTVKSLIPSVQVVTSISRQVQQSLAINGITEADRFVTIRSEATGKVLNVYKQDGDTVKAGEVIVRLDTQDLPARIRQVQAFLDQTRLEYEGAKKLRLQGLLNEAQLAASLTNLEQAKSQLASLTLQLDNFTIRASFAGQIENTHIELGSYIRQGDAIADVYDYSQLKFVGAVSEKDIQSLKLKQPATVELISGDTVGATVSYIGSVTNPATRTFQVELTVPKVGRFVSGVTSVASVELGLLQGHYISPALLFINEDGLMGLKTLDAAETVQFREISIIHSDPNGVWVEGLDNQADIIVVGQGFVTIGDVTNPVRVPFDADIAVGI; translated from the coding sequence GTGTCTAAAAGTAGATTAGCAGGACCCATTCTAGCGGTCTTAATATCCGTAGCCTTTATAGTGTGGATGGTCTCAGGCGCCTCAAAAGAGGCCGATACTGTGATTACCAACGCCGGCACTGTCAAGTCACTTATTCCAAGTGTGCAAGTAGTGACCAGTATTTCACGCCAAGTTCAGCAATCTTTAGCGATTAATGGCATCACCGAAGCCGATCGGTTCGTCACGATTCGCAGTGAGGCGACCGGTAAGGTGCTCAACGTTTACAAGCAGGATGGCGACACGGTCAAAGCCGGTGAAGTTATCGTTCGGCTCGACACGCAAGACCTGCCCGCCCGGATTCGTCAGGTCCAGGCCTTCTTGGATCAAACCCGCCTGGAATACGAGGGCGCCAAGAAACTGCGCTTGCAGGGCTTGCTCAATGAAGCGCAACTTGCCGCCAGCCTGACCAATCTTGAACAGGCCAAATCACAATTAGCCAGTTTGACCCTACAATTGGACAACTTTACCATTCGCGCCTCCTTTGCTGGGCAGATCGAAAACACCCATATAGAGCTCGGTAGCTATATCCGCCAGGGCGATGCCATTGCCGATGTCTATGATTACAGTCAGCTTAAGTTTGTTGGTGCGGTCTCGGAAAAAGACATCCAATCGCTTAAATTAAAACAACCGGCCACCGTTGAGTTGATCAGCGGTGACACGGTTGGCGCGACGGTGAGCTATATCGGCTCCGTCACCAACCCGGCGACGCGAACCTTCCAGGTCGAATTGACGGTTCCCAAGGTCGGTCGCTTTGTGTCCGGTGTGACCTCGGTTGCCAGCGTCGAACTGGGCCTGCTCCAAGGCCATTATATTAGTCCCGCCCTGCTCTTTATTAACGAAGATGGCCTAATGGGCCTGAAGACGCTCGATGCGGCCGAGACGGTACAATTTCGTGAAATCAGCATTATTCATTCCGATCCGAATGGGGTTTGGGTCGAAGGCTTGGACAACCAGGCTGACATCATTGTCGTTGGGCAGGGGTTTGTGACCATTGGCGACGTCACCAATCCGGTCAGGGTTCCATTCGACGCTGATATTGCGGTCGGAATTTAA
- a CDS encoding ATP-binding cassette domain-containing protein, with protein MDKCSFAVEKGERLALVGRNGAGKSTLLKLILGQHLPDHGVIKFSQGIRIGHLQQELPAGDKRSVMQVVLSGAAATGDALFEYQQLISDPDPDFDRMGVLQHIIEENDGWHFQTKAETIITRLDLNPEQAFDSLSGGWRRRVLLAQALVGEPDLLILDEPTNHLDIRMVEWLEELLRNFKGTLIFVSHDRAFIDSLATRVIDLDRGDITSFPAPYELYLESKEKAMEVEATQRALQNKVLAQEEVWIRQGIKARRTRNEGRVRALKAMRSELGERRFQQGTAKFSINAQAQSGKMVVELLNASFRYRPELEPVIKDFTEVVLRGDKIALIGPNGIGKSTLLKMMLEELAPTHGVVTQGTKLNVAYFDQARMALDPEKTLVDSVSEGRDFIDIGGKSRHVISYLEDFLFAPERSRMKVRQLSGGETNRLLLAKLFSLPANLLVMDEPTNDLDMDTLELLIDRLSDFTGTVLLVSHDRYFLDQLATKTWAFEGNGNVRAYAGGYEDWKAQGGKWPEAKTTTPTAQAATLKDETVANVAAVAPVKAKKRSYKDQREFDQMQPVIEQLESDIATLTAEIAAPGFYSSPSTVTGPKLEHLLQLESTLNTTFERWAELEDMVG; from the coding sequence ATGGATAAGTGCTCCTTTGCGGTAGAGAAGGGCGAGCGTTTGGCGCTCGTCGGTCGCAATGGGGCGGGTAAATCAACCCTACTAAAATTGATTCTCGGCCAGCATCTGCCCGACCATGGGGTGATTAAGTTCTCCCAGGGGATACGGATCGGTCACCTACAGCAAGAACTGCCTGCCGGTGATAAACGCAGCGTAATGCAGGTGGTGCTGTCCGGTGCCGCCGCGACCGGCGATGCTTTGTTTGAGTACCAACAGCTGATCAGCGATCCGGATCCGGATTTCGATCGCATGGGGGTGCTGCAACATATCATCGAAGAAAATGACGGTTGGCATTTTCAAACCAAGGCCGAGACCATCATTACCCGTCTCGATCTAAATCCGGAACAGGCTTTTGATAGCCTATCCGGCGGCTGGCGGCGGCGCGTATTGCTGGCTCAGGCGCTGGTCGGCGAGCCGGATCTGTTGATCCTGGACGAGCCCACCAACCACCTGGACATTCGTATGGTCGAATGGCTCGAGGAGCTGCTGCGCAACTTCAAGGGTACGCTTATATTTGTATCGCACGACCGGGCCTTTATCGATAGCTTGGCGACCCGCGTCATCGACCTGGACCGCGGCGATATCACGTCCTTTCCAGCGCCCTATGAGCTGTACCTTGAAAGCAAGGAAAAGGCTATGGAAGTTGAAGCCACTCAGCGGGCGTTGCAAAACAAGGTGCTGGCCCAAGAAGAGGTCTGGATTCGCCAAGGCATCAAGGCCCGTCGGACCCGTAATGAAGGTCGCGTCCGAGCCTTGAAGGCTATGCGCAGTGAATTGGGCGAACGGCGTTTTCAACAGGGCACAGCGAAGTTCAGCATCAATGCCCAGGCCCAGAGCGGCAAGATGGTGGTTGAGTTACTCAACGCCAGCTTCCGCTACAGACCCGAGCTCGAGCCGGTTATTAAGGATTTTACCGAGGTTGTGCTGCGTGGCGATAAGATCGCCCTAATTGGCCCCAATGGTATCGGCAAATCGACGCTTCTGAAGATGATGTTGGAAGAGTTGGCGCCAACGCATGGCGTGGTCACCCAGGGCACTAAGCTCAACGTAGCCTACTTTGATCAAGCTCGAATGGCTCTCGATCCGGAAAAAACCTTGGTCGATTCGGTCTCTGAAGGTCGTGACTTTATCGACATTGGCGGCAAAAGCCGACACGTTATCAGCTATTTAGAGGATTTCTTGTTCGCGCCAGAACGCAGCCGGATGAAGGTTCGCCAGCTCAGCGGGGGGGAAACCAACCGATTACTGCTCGCTAAGCTGTTCAGCCTGCCGGCCAATCTATTGGTGATGGATGAACCGACCAACGATCTGGATATGGACACCTTGGAACTGTTGATCGATCGGTTGTCGGACTTCACCGGGACGGTGCTATTGGTCAGTCACGATCGTTATTTTCTCGACCAATTGGCGACCAAAACCTGGGCCTTCGAAGGTAACGGTAATGTCCGCGCCTATGCTGGTGGCTATGAAGATTGGAAAGCTCAGGGTGGCAAATGGCCCGAGGCTAAAACCACCACACCCACTGCGCAAGCTGCTACGCTTAAGGATGAAACGGTCGCAAATGTGGCCGCAGTAGCGCCGGTTAAGGCCAAGAAGCGCAGCTATAAAGATCAACGCGAGTTTGATCAGATGCAGCCGGTGATTGAACAGTTGGAGTCGGATATTGCGACCCTGACCGCAGAGATCGCAGCGCCAGGTTTCTATAGCAGCCCCTCGACGGTGACCGGCCCAAAACTTGAACATTTGCTCCAGCTTGAAAGCACGCTCAACACCACCTTTGAGCGCTGGGCTGAACTGGAGGATATGGTCGGGTAA
- a CDS encoding DUF6901 family protein has product MSITYLFKFLEDGSELKIETASASETKPDRAAVTPAAWTQLAYCQCSNCPLKREQVEHCPAALDIQPIIEDFRKMPGFTKVEVTVVSAEREYRKTTGLEEGLRSLMGLVLANSECPILKKLRPMAHTHLPFANQDEFIIRSAGTYLLRQYFNLKDNQATDWNLEGLVNLNRELQLVNQALWQRVHSACERDSNLKALLSFFTLSSSVSYSLETQLNKIKSRFLNETDSLQAIAGQKET; this is encoded by the coding sequence ATGAGTATCACGTATCTGTTTAAGTTCTTAGAAGATGGCTCTGAACTGAAGATTGAAACAGCCTCAGCGTCGGAAACCAAGCCGGACCGAGCGGCGGTGACGCCGGCGGCCTGGACCCAATTGGCTTATTGTCAGTGTTCAAACTGCCCGCTCAAGCGTGAGCAGGTCGAACACTGCCCGGCGGCGCTGGACATTCAGCCCATTATCGAAGACTTTCGCAAGATGCCGGGCTTTACCAAGGTTGAGGTGACGGTAGTGTCGGCCGAGCGTGAATATCGGAAAACAACCGGCTTGGAGGAGGGCTTGCGCTCGCTGATGGGTTTGGTGTTGGCCAACAGTGAATGCCCGATACTCAAAAAACTGCGGCCGATGGCGCATACCCATTTGCCATTTGCCAATCAGGATGAATTTATCATCCGCAGCGCCGGGACCTATCTGTTGCGCCAGTATTTTAACCTCAAAGATAACCAAGCCACTGACTGGAATCTCGAGGGTCTGGTGAACTTGAACCGGGAGCTGCAGTTGGTCAATCAAGCGCTCTGGCAGCGGGTTCATAGTGCGTGTGAACGGGACAGTAACTTGAAAGCCTTGTTGAGCTTTTTCACCCTATCGTCGAGTGTGTCCTATTCACTGGAGACACAGCTAAACAAGATTAAAAGCCGGTTCTTAAACGAAACCGATTCATTGCAGGCTATTGCTGGCCAAAAGGAGACCTAA